A stretch of the Capsicum annuum cultivar UCD-10X-F1 chromosome 8, UCD10Xv1.1, whole genome shotgun sequence genome encodes the following:
- the LOC107839388 gene encoding vacuolar protein sorting-associated protein 36, whose product MAGNWLPPAHLTGSGRPVFLPGEVECSLLSSVDLYSEETPNFPHLKSGLIILTTHRLIWVQESTPSPTAFFVPVSSITHIFSLKRSIKSMFASPRFRFQASLGEKGEKGLVVITLILRGKSDVDSFVEKFWEAWRNKGWLDGVKSGSGGEGEGSGSGGDGGFAVRMPVVGVAGILRKEQEMWESTDKSLQDAFQDLNALMNKAKEMVTLAEKMRAKLLSGSTSQATGTNDEEIGTKEEMQELLLSVGIVSPVTKESAGALYHQQLSRQLADFAKIPLERAGGMINLIDIYCLFNRARGTELISPDDLLRACSLWEKCDVPVMLRKFDSGVMVIQSKNHSDDEVFTRIRSMVTTPDALRAGVTASDAAMTLGIAPAMAKEHLLSAEGRGLLCRDVSPDGFRFFVNLLQEIDADDIFLVKEYGIYHTWVKAVSVAR is encoded by the exons ATGGCCGGGAATTGGCTACCGCCGGCACATCTCACCGGAAGTGGCCGGCCGGTATTTCTACCAGGCGAAGTAGAATGCAGTCTTCTCTCTTCCGTAGACCTCTATTCTGAAGAAACCCCCAATTTTCCTCACCTTAAATCCGGCCTAATAATCCTCACAACTCACCGTCTTATCTGGGTTCAAGAATCCACTCCTTCCCCTACCGCCTTTTTCGTCCCTGTTTCATCCATTACCCACATCTTCTCCCTCAAAAGATCAATTAAGTCGATGTTCGCCAGCCCAAGATTCCGGTTCCAGGCCTCATTAGGCGAAAAGGGGGAAAAAGGGTTAGTGGTAATCACGTTGATTCTTAGGGGTAAATCGGATGTTGACTCCTTTGTGGAGAAGTTTTGGGAAGCTTGGAGAAACAAGGGCTGGTTAGATGGGGTGAAATCTGGTTCGGGGGGTGAGGGTGAGGGGTCTGGGTCGGGGGGTGATGGAGGATTCGCGGTGAGGATGCCGGTTGTTGGAGTAGCTGGGATATTGAGGAAAGAGCAGGAAATGTGGGAGAGTACTGATAAGAGCTTGCAGGATGCTTTTCAGGATTTGAATGCTCTTATG AATAAGGCTAAGGAAATGGTGACTTTAGCAGAGAAAATGAGAGCAAAGCTTCTCTCTGGCTCAACTAGTCAGGCTACTGGCACAAATGATGAGGAAATTGGAACCAAAGAAGAAATGCAAGAATTGCTTTTAAGTGTTGGTATTGTGTCTCCTGTTACTAAAGAATCTGCTGGTGCGTTGTACCATCAACAATTGTCTCGGCAG TTGGCAGATTTTGCAAAAATTCCACTGGAGAGGGCTGGAGGAATGATTAATCTCATTGACATCTATTGCCTTTTCAACCGGGCTCGTGGAACAG AATTGATCTCACCTGACGATTTGCTGCGTGCATGTTCTCTTTGGGAGAAGTGTGATGT ACCAGTTATGCTTCGGAAGTTTGACAGTGGTGTCATGGTCATCCAGAGCAAAAACCACAGTGATGATGAG GTATTTACTAGAATTAGATCTATGGTTACTACACCAGATGCTTTACGAGCAGGGGTCACTGCTAGTGATGCTGCAATGACTCTGGGAATTGCTCCAGCAATGGCCAAAGAGCACCTTCTCTCAGCCGAGGGCAGAG GACTTCTATGCAGAGATGTTAGTCCAGATGGATTCCGCTTTTTCGTCAATTTGTTGCAAGAAATTGATGCTGATGATATCTTCTT AGTGAAAGAATATGGAATCTATCATACATGGGTCAAAGCTGTCTCTGTTGCCAG GTGA